Proteins found in one Falsirhodobacter algicola genomic segment:
- the tilS gene encoding tRNA lysidine(34) synthetase TilS, with amino-acid sequence MTLRQRFLQGLEPAPPVLGLAVSGGGDSVALLALAVEAGLTCRAVTVDHGLRPEAAAEARDVAALCARLGVPHRTLRWSWDGRGNLPDAARRARRALIASWARDEGVGTVALGHTRDDVAETFLMRLARGAGLDGLAAMSARWDEGGLTWCRPLIGIGRQELRDALAERGLTWAEDPTNDDPAYDRARARAALAALPLGLTTERLADVAGHLAAARRALDAATATAARHHLQVDRGDVLIDPQGLEPELLRRLVLRGIAWIGGAGYPPRAAAVARALEALTVGRPASVQGCGMVAQNGRFRLYRDWSAVRGLRVPVGARWDRWRLTGPAQDGVTIAALGPEGLLCCPEWRAEGLPRRSLMASPAVWEGANLVAAPLAGRAEGWSAALDPPPGRISH; translated from the coding sequence GTGACGCTGCGGCAGCGGTTTCTTCAGGGCCTGGAGCCGGCACCGCCGGTTCTGGGCCTTGCCGTATCCGGGGGCGGGGATTCGGTCGCGCTTCTGGCCCTTGCCGTGGAGGCGGGGCTGACCTGCCGCGCGGTGACGGTCGATCACGGCCTGCGCCCGGAGGCTGCGGCCGAGGCGCGCGATGTCGCGGCCCTTTGTGCCCGGCTGGGGGTGCCGCACCGCACGCTGCGTTGGTCGTGGGACGGGCGCGGCAACCTGCCGGATGCGGCCCGCCGCGCCCGCCGCGCGCTGATCGCGAGTTGGGCGCGGGACGAGGGGGTGGGCACCGTCGCCCTTGGCCATACCCGCGACGATGTGGCCGAAACCTTTCTGATGCGGCTGGCGCGCGGTGCAGGCCTCGATGGCCTTGCCGCCATGTCCGCCCGCTGGGACGAAGGGGGGCTGACTTGGTGCCGCCCCCTGATCGGCATCGGCCGTCAGGAATTGCGGGACGCATTGGCCGAACGCGGCCTGACTTGGGCCGAAGATCCGACCAACGACGATCCCGCCTATGACCGCGCCCGCGCGCGCGCCGCACTTGCGGCGCTGCCGCTGGGCCTCACGACCGAGCGTCTCGCCGATGTCGCGGGGCATCTTGCGGCCGCCCGCCGCGCACTGGACGCCGCGACCGCCACCGCCGCGCGCCATCACCTGCAAGTCGATCGCGGCGATGTGCTGATCGATCCGCAGGGGCTGGAGCCGGAATTGCTGCGCCGCCTCGTGCTGCGGGGCATCGCGTGGATCGGGGGCGCGGGCTATCCGCCGCGGGCCGCGGCGGTCGCGCGGGCGCTGGAGGCGCTGACGGTAGGGCGCCCGGCCTCGGTGCAAGGGTGCGGCATGGTGGCGCAGAACGGCCGCTTCCGCCTCTATCGGGACTGGTCGGCGGTGCGGGGCCTGCGTGTTCCTGTCGGCGCGCGGTGGGACCGCTGGCGGCTGACCGGCCCGGCGCAGGATGGGGTGACGATCGCCGCCCTTGGCCCAGAGGGCCTGCTCTGCTGCCCCGAATGGCGCGCGGAGGGCCTTCCGCGCCGCAGCCTCATGGCCAGCCCGGCCGTGTGGGAGGGCGCAAATCTGGTCGCGGCGCCCCTTGCGGGCCGCGCCGAGGGCTGGTCCGCTGCCCTTGATCCGCCGCCCGGTCGCATATCGCATTGA
- the ftsH gene encoding ATP-dependent zinc metalloprotease FtsH, which translates to MGNARNIAFWVVLFLLVLALFNLFSGGSSTSASRSISFTDFIERVENDQVASVTLDGERILFRGNDGSQYVSIKPQGENVTDRLIDKNIEVRAEPQEQSGFLSLISLWLPFIVLIGIWIFFMNRMQGGGKGGAMGFGKSRAKLLTEKHGRVTFDDVAGIDEAKEELEEIVEFLRNPQKFSRLGGKIPKGALLVGPPGTGKTLLARAIAGEAGVPFFTISGSDFVEMFVGVGASRVRDMFEQAKKNAPCIVFIDEIDAVGRARGVGIGGGNDEREQTLNQLLVEMDGFEANEGVIIVAATNRKDVLDPALLRPGRFDRQIHVPNPDIKGREKILNVHARKVPLGPNVDLRLIARGTPGFSGADLMNLVNEAALMAARVGRRFVTMDDFENAKDKVMMGAERRSMVLTPDVKEKTAYHEAGHAIVGMAMPKCDPVYKATIIPRGGALGMVVSLPEMDRLNMHKDEGKQKIAMTMAGKAAEIIKYGEEGVSSGPAGDIQQASALARAMVMRWGMSETVGNIDYAEAHQGYQGQTGGFSVSAETKNKIEAEVKRLIDEGYDTAYRILTEQSEQFERLAKGLLEYETLTGNQIRKVVAGEPIDEDDENDKPTGSGSIAAIPKTRPRPAGDGLPEPSA; encoded by the coding sequence TTGGGGAACGCGCGCAATATTGCCTTCTGGGTGGTTCTGTTCCTGCTTGTGCTGGCACTGTTCAACCTGTTCAGCGGGGGAAGCTCCACCAGCGCCTCTCGCAGCATTTCCTTCACCGACTTTATCGAGCGGGTGGAGAATGATCAGGTGGCCTCCGTCACCCTCGATGGGGAACGGATCCTGTTCCGGGGCAATGACGGCAGCCAGTATGTGTCCATCAAGCCGCAGGGCGAGAATGTGACCGACCGGCTGATCGACAAGAACATCGAAGTGCGGGCCGAGCCGCAGGAGCAGTCGGGCTTCCTGTCGCTGATCTCGCTGTGGTTGCCGTTCATCGTTCTGATCGGGATCTGGATCTTCTTCATGAATCGCATGCAGGGCGGCGGAAAGGGCGGGGCTATGGGCTTCGGCAAATCCCGCGCCAAGCTGCTGACGGAGAAGCATGGCCGGGTCACCTTCGACGACGTGGCCGGCATCGACGAGGCCAAGGAGGAGCTGGAGGAGATCGTCGAGTTCCTGCGCAACCCGCAGAAATTCAGCCGCCTCGGGGGCAAGATCCCCAAGGGTGCGCTGCTCGTCGGTCCGCCCGGTACGGGTAAGACGCTTCTGGCGCGGGCCATCGCGGGCGAGGCGGGCGTGCCCTTCTTCACCATCTCGGGCTCCGACTTCGTGGAGATGTTCGTGGGTGTCGGTGCATCGCGTGTGCGCGACATGTTCGAGCAGGCCAAGAAGAACGCCCCCTGCATCGTCTTCATCGACGAGATCGACGCCGTGGGCCGTGCCCGCGGGGTCGGCATCGGCGGCGGCAACGACGAGCGCGAGCAGACGCTGAACCAGCTTTTGGTGGAGATGGACGGCTTCGAGGCGAATGAGGGCGTGATCATCGTCGCCGCCACGAACCGCAAGGACGTGCTGGACCCGGCGCTGCTGCGTCCGGGCCGCTTCGACCGTCAGATCCATGTGCCGAACCCCGATATCAAGGGCCGCGAGAAGATCCTGAACGTGCATGCGCGCAAGGTCCCGCTCGGTCCCAATGTCGATCTGCGCCTGATCGCACGCGGCACGCCGGGCTTTTCCGGGGCCGATCTGATGAACCTCGTCAACGAGGCGGCGCTGATGGCCGCCCGCGTCGGCCGTCGGTTCGTGACGATGGACGATTTCGAGAACGCCAAGGACAAGGTGATGATGGGGGCGGAGCGTCGGTCGATGGTGCTGACCCCCGACGTGAAGGAAAAGACCGCCTATCACGAGGCCGGGCACGCGATCGTTGGCATGGCGATGCCGAAATGCGATCCCGTCTACAAGGCCACCATCATTCCGCGTGGCGGTGCGCTTGGCATGGTCGTCAGCCTGCCCGAGATGGACCGGCTGAACATGCACAAGGACGAAGGCAAGCAGAAGATCGCGATGACCATGGCGGGCAAGGCCGCCGAGATCATCAAATACGGCGAAGAGGGTGTGTCCTCCGGCCCGGCGGGCGATATTCAGCAGGCCTCTGCGCTGGCGCGGGCGATGGTCATGCGGTGGGGCATGTCGGAGACGGTCGGCAATATCGACTATGCCGAGGCGCATCAGGGCTATCAGGGGCAGACCGGCGGCTTCTCCGTCTCGGCCGAGACGAAGAACAAGATCGAAGCCGAGGTGAAGCGCCTGATCGACGAAGGCTACGACACCGCCTACCGCATCCTGACCGAGCAGTCGGAGCAGTTCGAACGTCTGGCCAAGGGCCTTCTGGAATACGAGACGCTGACCGGCAATCAGATCCGCAAGGTCGTCGCCGGAGAGCCGATCGACGAGGATGACGAGAATGACAAGCCGACGGGCAGCGGCTCTATCGCCGCGATCCCGAAGACCCGGCCGCGCCCTGCGGGCGACGGGTTGCCCGAACCTTCGGCCTGA
- the pdeM gene encoding ligase-associated DNA damage response endonuclease PdeM codes for MDHTFTLIGEPLAALASGALWMPARDTLIVSDLHLGKSERMARRGGALLPPYDARDTLARLQAVLDAAPTARIVCLGDSFDDSEAWLAPDDLAHLHRLMAGRDWVWIAGNHDPVPAIAGGTHLPQMRIGPLVLRHEAMGEAGEISGHFHPKARLAGRVRPCFVADARQVILPAFGTYTGGLWCSDPAIAARLGPGAIAILTGHRAIAIPCPRR; via the coding sequence ATGGATCACACCTTCACCCTGATCGGCGAGCCTTTGGCCGCCCTTGCCAGCGGGGCGCTGTGGATGCCGGCGCGCGATACGCTGATCGTGTCCGACCTGCACCTTGGCAAATCCGAACGGATGGCCCGGCGCGGCGGTGCCCTTCTGCCCCCCTATGACGCGCGCGACACGCTGGCCCGCCTGCAGGCGGTGCTGGACGCCGCACCCACGGCGCGGATCGTCTGCCTCGGCGACAGTTTCGACGATTCCGAGGCATGGCTCGCCCCCGACGATCTGGCCCATCTGCACCGCCTGATGGCGGGGCGGGACTGGGTCTGGATCGCGGGGAACCACGATCCCGTTCCGGCCATAGCGGGCGGCACCCATCTGCCGCAGATGCGGATCGGCCCCCTCGTGCTGCGCCACGAGGCGATGGGGGAGGCGGGCGAGATTTCGGGGCACTTCCACCCCAAGGCGCGACTGGCAGGGCGGGTGCGGCCCTGTTTCGTGGCCGATGCGCGTCAGGTGATCCTTCCGGCCTTCGGCACCTATACCGGCGGGCTGTGGTGCAGCGATCCGGCGATCGCAGCGCGCCTCGGGCCGGGGGCGATCGCGATCCTGACGGGGCACCGGGCCATCGCCATCCCCTGCCCCCGCCGCTGA
- a CDS encoding ligase-associated DNA damage response DEXH box helicase produces MDLPPSLEDWFTTRGWALHPHQRAMLDHAQDAATLLIAPTGGGKTLAGFLPTLAEAAGHAGLHTLYISPLKALTADIRRNLTAPIEGAGLAIRVEDRTGDTTPTARRRQRADPPQILLTTPESLALLLSYEDAPRIFAGLRRVIVDEIHALAESKRGDQLMLGLARLQALAPGMRRVGLSATVEDPLALARFLHPGGCRILEADPGPEPDITMMATTAAPPWAGNGGRYAIPDVLAEVKRHRTTLIFHNTRAQAELFFHDLWLANEEALPIGIHHGSLSREQRQRVEGAMAAGTLRAIVCTGSLDLGIDWGDVDLVIQVGAPKNVKRLVQRIGRANHRYNAPSKALLVPANRFEVVECVAALQAVRARDLDGAPRGAGPRDVLCQHLLATACAGGFDADALFDEVRGAGPYAELNREAFDACIAFCATGGYALAAYDRWQRLMLREGRWTLRDPRAAAVIRQNLGTIIDSETLKVRMRGRGGAPLGEVEEGFAATLTPGDTFLMAGQIVRYESLNEMTVEVSRAPGRDPKVATFGGTKFATSTVLTHRILEMFRQPDWPDLPRHTAEWLTLQREVSHLPREDRLLAETFPHDGREHLCLYAFAGRNAMQTLGLLVTRRMEAAGLAPLGFVATDYALLIWGLEEVQDAAPLLDPAGLREGLDTWLQGNAVMKRTFRDVAIIAGLIERSHQGRRKSGRQATFSSDILYDTLVRHDPDHLMLRITREEAQRGLVDYGRIEEMLDRIHGRIDLVRRPKVTPLAAPLLLELGRVPVMGAARERLMEDEAARLMAEAGLSLA; encoded by the coding sequence ATGGATCTTCCCCCCTCACTCGAAGATTGGTTCACGACGCGCGGCTGGGCGCTGCACCCCCACCAGCGGGCCATGCTGGATCACGCGCAGGATGCGGCCACGCTGCTGATCGCGCCCACCGGCGGCGGCAAGACGCTGGCGGGCTTTCTGCCGACGCTGGCCGAGGCGGCGGGCCATGCGGGGCTGCACACGCTCTATATCTCGCCGCTGAAGGCGCTGACCGCCGACATCCGCCGCAACCTGACCGCCCCGATCGAAGGGGCGGGCCTTGCCATCCGGGTGGAGGATCGGACCGGCGACACCACCCCCACCGCCCGCCGCCGCCAACGGGCCGATCCGCCGCAGATCCTGCTGACGACGCCCGAAAGCCTCGCGCTGCTGCTGAGCTACGAGGATGCGCCGCGCATCTTCGCGGGCCTGCGCCGCGTCATCGTGGACGAGATCCACGCCCTTGCCGAAAGCAAGCGCGGCGATCAGTTGATGCTGGGCCTTGCGCGGCTGCAGGCGCTGGCGCCGGGGATGCGCCGGGTCGGCCTCTCCGCCACGGTGGAGGATCCGCTTGCGCTGGCCCGCTTTCTCCATCCCGGCGGCTGCCGCATCCTCGAGGCCGATCCCGGCCCCGAACCCGACATCACGATGATGGCCACCACCGCGGCGCCCCCTTGGGCGGGCAATGGCGGGCGCTATGCCATTCCCGATGTGCTGGCCGAGGTGAAGCGCCACCGCACGACGCTGATCTTCCACAACACCCGCGCGCAGGCGGAGCTGTTCTTCCACGACCTGTGGCTCGCCAACGAGGAGGCCTTGCCCATCGGCATCCATCACGGCTCCCTCTCGCGCGAGCAGCGTCAGAGGGTGGAGGGGGCGATGGCGGCGGGCACGCTGCGGGCGATCGTCTGCACGGGATCTCTCGATCTCGGGATCGACTGGGGGGATGTGGACCTCGTGATTCAGGTCGGCGCGCCGAAGAACGTCAAACGTCTGGTGCAGCGGATCGGGCGGGCGAACCACCGCTACAACGCGCCGTCCAAGGCGCTGCTGGTGCCCGCCAACCGGTTCGAGGTGGTGGAATGCGTGGCCGCGTTGCAGGCCGTGCGGGCCCGCGATCTGGACGGTGCGCCGCGCGGGGCGGGTCCGCGCGATGTGCTCTGCCAGCACCTTTTGGCGACCGCCTGCGCCGGGGGCTTCGATGCGGATGCACTGTTCGACGAGGTGCGCGGCGCGGGCCCCTATGCCGAACTGAACCGGGAGGCGTTCGACGCCTGCATCGCCTTCTGCGCGACGGGCGGCTATGCCCTTGCCGCCTATGACCGCTGGCAGCGGCTGATGCTGCGGGAGGGGCGCTGGACGCTGCGCGATCCGCGCGCGGCGGCGGTGATCCGGCAGAACCTCGGGACGATCATCGACAGCGAAACCCTGAAGGTGCGGATGCGCGGGCGCGGCGGTGCCCCCCTTGGCGAGGTGGAGGAAGGTTTCGCCGCCACCCTGACCCCGGGCGACACCTTTCTGATGGCCGGACAGATCGTGCGCTACGAATCGCTGAACGAAATGACGGTGGAGGTCAGCCGCGCCCCGGGCCGCGATCCGAAGGTCGCAACCTTCGGCGGCACGAAATTCGCGACCTCCACCGTGCTGACGCATCGTATCCTCGAGATGTTCCGACAGCCGGACTGGCCCGACCTGCCGCGCCACACCGCCGAATGGCTGACTTTGCAGCGCGAGGTCAGCCATCTGCCGCGCGAGGATCGCCTTCTGGCCGAAACCTTCCCCCATGACGGGCGCGAGCATCTGTGCCTCTATGCCTTTGCCGGGCGCAACGCGATGCAGACGCTGGGCCTTCTGGTGACGCGGCGGATGGAGGCGGCGGGCCTTGCGCCGCTCGGGTTCGTCGCGACCGACTACGCCCTGCTGATCTGGGGGCTGGAGGAGGTGCAGGACGCCGCCCCCCTCCTTGATCCGGCGGGCCTGCGCGAGGGGCTGGACACATGGCTTCAGGGCAATGCGGTGATGAAGCGCACCTTCCGCGATGTCGCCATCATCGCCGGCCTGATCGAACGCAGCCATCAGGGGCGGCGCAAATCGGGGCGGCAGGCGACGTTCTCTTCGGACATCCTCTATGACACGCTGGTGCGGCACGATCCGGATCACCTGATGCTGCGGATCACCCGCGAAGAGGCGCAGCGCGGTCTGGTCGATTATGGCCGGATCGAAGAGATGCTGGACCGCATCCATGGCCGCATCGACCTCGTGCGCCGCCCGAAGGTAACGCCGCTGGCCGCGCCGCTGCTCTTGGAACTCGGCCGCGTGCCCGTCATGGGCGCCGCCCGCGAACGCCTGATGGAGGACGAGGCCGCCCGCCTGATGGCCGAAGCGGGACTCTCGCTGGCATAG
- a CDS encoding YmdB family metallophosphoesterase, with product MKILFLGDVMGRAGRAAIAERLPKLRADLAADFVIVNGENASGGMGLTGGHAKLILDSGADCVTLGDHAFDQKDMLQFIEAEPRVIRPLNFSRVAPGKGARVFNATNGRRVLVAQVLGQVFMKRPFDDPFSAVDAALKTHGGGVQAAVIDIHCEATSEKMAMGHWCDGRASLVVGTHTHVPTADAQILPGGTGFQSDAGMCGDYDSVIGMQKLEPLRRFITGMPKERFEPAAGPATLSGVLVETDDRTGKATRITMIRSGGRLQESLPHA from the coding sequence ATGAAGATACTGTTTCTGGGCGATGTGATGGGGCGGGCAGGGCGAGCGGCGATTGCCGAACGTCTGCCGAAACTGCGTGCCGATCTTGCCGCCGATTTCGTGATCGTGAACGGGGAAAACGCCAGCGGCGGGATGGGTCTGACGGGGGGGCATGCAAAGCTGATCCTCGACTCCGGGGCCGATTGCGTGACGCTGGGCGACCATGCCTTCGATCAGAAGGACATGCTGCAATTCATCGAGGCCGAGCCGCGGGTGATCCGGCCGCTGAACTTCTCGCGCGTGGCGCCGGGCAAGGGCGCGCGCGTCTTCAACGCGACGAACGGGCGCCGCGTGCTGGTGGCGCAGGTGCTGGGTCAGGTGTTCATGAAGCGGCCCTTCGACGATCCCTTCTCGGCGGTCGATGCGGCGCTGAAGACCCATGGCGGCGGCGTTCAGGCCGCGGTGATCGACATCCACTGCGAAGCCACGAGCGAGAAGATGGCGATGGGCCATTGGTGCGACGGGCGGGCCAGCCTCGTCGTCGGCACCCATACCCATGTGCCCACCGCCGATGCCCAGATCCTTCCGGGCGGAACGGGCTTTCAATCCGATGCCGGGATGTGCGGCGATTATGACAGCGTGATCGGCATGCAGAAGCTGGAGCCGCTGCGCCGCTTCATCACCGGAATGCCCAAGGAACGTTTCGAACCGGCCGCCGGGCCAGCCACCCTGTCGGGCGTGCTGGTGGAGACGGATGACCGCACCGGCAAGGCCACCCGCATCACCATGATCCGCAGCGGCGGACGTTTGCAGGAGTCGCTACCACATGCTTGA
- a CDS encoding SLC13 family permease, producing MLELSPEIMPWAAIAIILVMLVLFVAETFPVEVTAIGGAALMLVLGILPISDAASVLSNNAPWTIALMFIVVGALVRTGTLDSITHMANTWVATHPAQTVGVLGVLIVCLSAVVNNTPVVVVFLPVFMQLAQTMKIAPSKLLIPLSYLSIMGGTVTLVGTSTNLVVDGVARGQGLEPFGIFEITPVGIPIALVGMIYLGLFGRWLLPSRDSMSTLLGGRSKMKFFTEVAIAHDSALVGTPVLEADLFKRAGVRVIDVLRGDMSLRRDLTSVVLAPGDRVVLRTPMQELLSFQDHKDLTSIDKLSSVATSTVEVLITPGCRLIGRRLSEMRLRRRYGVYVLAAHRRNQNIGRQLDDLVVAVGDTLLLEGRMEDIQRLASDMDMVDLTQPTEKPFRRKRAPIVVAVLAGIVLLSSFNVAPIEILAFIGVAIVLLTRCIDADEAFASIDGRLLGMLFGMIAVGQGMDHSGAVELIVKAAQPFLGDLPGWALIFCVYALTSLLTELLSNNAVAVVVTPVAIGLAQGLGLDARPILIAVMLGASFGFATPIGYQCNLLVYGPGGYTFGDFLRIGVPLNVLMGIVASIVIPLLYSL from the coding sequence ATGCTTGAGCTCTCTCCCGAGATCATGCCCTGGGCCGCCATCGCGATCATTCTCGTGATGCTGGTGCTGTTCGTGGCCGAAACCTTCCCGGTGGAGGTGACGGCCATCGGCGGGGCCGCGCTGATGCTGGTGCTCGGGATCCTGCCCATTTCGGATGCGGCTTCGGTGCTGTCGAACAACGCGCCATGGACCATCGCGCTGATGTTCATCGTGGTGGGCGCGCTGGTGCGGACAGGAACGCTCGACAGCATCACCCATATGGCCAACACATGGGTGGCCACGCATCCGGCGCAGACGGTGGGCGTGCTGGGGGTGCTGATCGTCTGCCTCTCGGCGGTGGTGAACAACACGCCGGTGGTGGTCGTCTTCCTGCCGGTCTTCATGCAACTGGCGCAGACGATGAAGATCGCGCCTTCCAAGCTGTTAATCCCGCTGTCCTATCTGTCGATCATGGGCGGCACGGTCACGCTGGTCGGCACTTCGACCAACCTCGTGGTGGACGGGGTGGCCCGCGGTCAGGGGCTGGAGCCGTTCGGCATCTTCGAGATCACGCCCGTCGGCATTCCGATCGCCCTCGTCGGGATGATCTATCTTGGTCTTTTCGGGCGCTGGCTGCTGCCTTCGCGCGATTCCATGAGCACGCTTCTGGGCGGCCGGTCCAAGATGAAGTTCTTCACCGAGGTGGCGATCGCGCATGACAGCGCCCTCGTCGGCACCCCGGTGCTGGAGGCCGACCTGTTCAAACGCGCGGGCGTGCGGGTGATCGACGTGCTGCGGGGCGACATGTCGCTGCGCCGCGATCTGACATCGGTGGTGCTGGCGCCGGGGGACCGGGTGGTTCTGCGCACCCCCATGCAGGAGCTTCTGAGCTTTCAGGACCACAAGGACCTCACCTCGATCGACAAGCTGTCTTCGGTGGCGACCAGCACCGTCGAGGTGCTGATCACCCCCGGCTGCCGCCTGATCGGCCGGCGCCTGAGCGAGATGCGCCTGCGCCGCCGCTACGGCGTCTATGTGCTGGCGGCGCATCGGCGCAATCAGAACATCGGGCGCCAGCTCGACGATCTGGTGGTGGCGGTGGGCGATACGCTGCTTCTGGAAGGGCGGATGGAGGATATCCAGCGCCTCGCCTCGGATATGGACATGGTGGATCTGACCCAGCCGACCGAAAAACCCTTCCGGCGCAAACGCGCGCCGATCGTGGTGGCGGTGCTGGCGGGGATCGTGCTGCTGTCCTCGTTCAACGTCGCCCCAATCGAGATCCTTGCCTTCATCGGCGTGGCCATCGTGCTGCTGACGCGCTGCATCGATGCGGACGAGGCCTTCGCCTCCATCGACGGGCGGCTTCTGGGGATGCTGTTCGGCATGATCGCCGTGGGGCAGGGGATGGACCATTCCGGCGCGGTGGAGCTGATCGTGAAGGCCGCGCAGCCCTTCCTCGGCGATCTGCCGGGCTGGGCGCTGATCTTCTGCGTCTATGCGCTGACCTCGCTGCTGACGGAACTGCTGTCCAACAACGCGGTGGCCGTGGTGGTCACGCCCGTGGCGATCGGGCTGGCGCAGGGCCTCGGCCTCGATGCGCGGCCGATCCTGATCGCGGTGATGCTGGGCGCGTCCTTCGGGTTCGCCACGCCCATCGGATATCAGTGCAACCTGCTGGTCTACGGGCCGGGCGGATACACCTTCGGGGACTTCCTGCGCATCGGCGTGCCGCTGAACGTGCTGATGGGGATCGTGGCCTCCATCGTGATCCCCTTGCTCTACAGCCTGTGA
- a CDS encoding YebC/PmpR family DNA-binding transcriptional regulator — protein sequence MAGHSKWANIQHRKGKQDKLRSKMFSKLAKEITVAAKMGDPDPDKNPRLRLAVKAAKAVSMPKDVIDRAIKKSQGGDAEDYTELRYEGYGPNGIAVIVETMTDNVNRTASNVRSYFTKNGGNLGTTGSVSFMFDRMGEITYPASVGDADTVMMAALEAGAEDVESDEDGHWIYCPMDDLAAVSDALEAALGEADEAKLIWKPQTRTEVDLETAQKLMKLIDTLEEDDDVQNVTANFDIPEDVAQQLG from the coding sequence ATGGCAGGCCATTCCAAATGGGCGAACATCCAGCACCGGAAGGGCAAGCAGGACAAGTTGCGCTCCAAGATGTTCTCGAAGCTGGCGAAGGAGATCACCGTCGCCGCCAAGATGGGCGATCCCGATCCGGACAAGAACCCCCGTCTGCGCCTTGCGGTGAAGGCGGCCAAGGCCGTGTCGATGCCCAAGGACGTGATCGACCGCGCGATCAAGAAATCGCAGGGCGGCGATGCCGAGGATTACACCGAACTGCGCTATGAGGGCTACGGCCCGAACGGCATCGCCGTGATCGTGGAGACGATGACGGACAACGTGAACCGCACGGCGTCCAACGTCCGCAGTTACTTCACTAAGAACGGCGGCAATCTCGGCACCACGGGTTCGGTGTCCTTCATGTTCGACCGCATGGGCGAGATCACCTATCCCGCCAGCGTCGGCGATGCCGACACGGTCATGATGGCCGCGCTGGAGGCTGGGGCGGAGGATGTCGAATCCGACGAGGATGGCCACTGGATCTATTGCCCGATGGACGATCTGGCCGCCGTCTCCGATGCGCTCGAAGCCGCGCTCGGCGAGGCGGACGAGGCCAAGCTGATCTGGAAGCCGCAGACCCGCACCGAGGTGGATCTGGAGACGGCGCAGAAGCTGATGAAGCTGATCGACACGCTCGAGGAAGACGATGACGTGCAGAACGTCACCGCCAATTTCGACATCCCCGAGGATGTGGCCCAGCAACTGGGCTGA
- a CDS encoding LysE/ArgO family amino acid transporter, giving the protein MSPALSGFLTSLSLILAIGAQNAFVLRQGLRREHVGTVVLICALSDAVLIAAGVAGFGALAASVPWLGTVMRLAGAGFLIVYGALRFRAALAGSGALQPAEGAGPTRRQAAATVLLLTWANPHVYLDTLMLIGSVAAQHAPHEGAFGLGAVLASGVFFTALGYGARALGPVFRRPAAWTVLDIAVGAIMWAIAAQLLRGL; this is encoded by the coding sequence GTGTCCCCCGCTCTTTCCGGTTTTCTGACATCCCTCAGCCTGATCCTTGCGATCGGGGCGCAGAACGCCTTCGTGCTGCGCCAAGGGCTGCGGCGCGAGCATGTGGGCACGGTCGTGCTGATCTGCGCGCTGTCCGATGCGGTGCTGATCGCGGCGGGGGTGGCGGGGTTCGGCGCGCTCGCGGCGTCGGTGCCGTGGCTCGGGACGGTGATGCGGCTGGCGGGGGCGGGGTTCCTGATCGTCTATGGGGCGCTGCGGTTCCGCGCGGCCCTTGCGGGCAGCGGGGCGCTGCAACCGGCCGAGGGAGCCGGCCCCACGCGGCGGCAAGCGGCGGCGACGGTGCTGCTGCTGACATGGGCCAACCCGCATGTCTATCTCGATACGCTGATGCTGATCGGATCGGTCGCGGCCCAGCACGCCCCGCATGAAGGGGCGTTCGGGCTTGGGGCGGTTCTGGCGTCGGGGGTGTTCTTCACGGCGCTCGGCTATGGCGCGCGGGCGCTGGGGCCGGTGTTCCGCCGGCCTGCGGCATGGACGGTTCTGGACATCGCCGTCGGGGCGATCATGTGGGCCATCGCGGCCCAGCTTCTAAGGGGACTCTGA